In the genome of Myroides phaeus, one region contains:
- a CDS encoding dihydrolipoamide acetyltransferase family protein, whose product MAEVITMPRLSDTMTEGVVAAWLKKVGDKISEGDILAEIETDKATMEFESFHEGTLLYIGLQEGESAPVDSLLAIIGNEGEDISSLVNGGAKTEVTEEKVIAQEEVKVAAPAPKAAMPAGVKIVTMPRLSDTMTDGTVASWIKKVGDKVEEGDILAEIETDKATMEFEAFESGILLYVGIQEGETAPVDSVLAILGPEGTDVSAVLNNINNGGASEAAPAQEASTVVESVKEEVAAAPVVESTTTSGRIFVSPLAKKIAEEKGVNLNEVKGSGENGRIIKRDVENFVPAAKVAAPAQNVQAPAAKTEVKTFVPAGEVSVEEVKNSQMRKTIARRLGESKFTAPHYYLTIEIDMDNAMASRKIINDLPDTKVSFNDMVVKACAMALRKHPQVNTQWREDATVYNHHIAIGVAVAVEDGLVVPVLPFTDQMSLTSIGGKVKELAVKAKTKKLTPAEMDGSTFTVSNLGMFGVQSFTSIINQPNSAILSVGAIIEKPVVKNGQIVVGNTMTVTLACDHRTVDGATGAQFLQTLRSYIENPVTMLA is encoded by the coding sequence ATGGCAGAAGTAATTACAATGCCACGCTTAAGCGACACTATGACAGAAGGTGTTGTGGCTGCATGGTTAAAAAAAGTTGGAGATAAGATTTCTGAAGGAGATATCTTAGCAGAAATTGAAACAGATAAAGCAACAATGGAATTCGAATCATTTCACGAAGGAACATTGCTATATATCGGATTACAAGAAGGAGAGTCTGCTCCAGTAGATTCATTACTTGCTATTATTGGTAATGAAGGAGAAGATATTTCATCTTTAGTAAATGGAGGTGCTAAAACTGAAGTGACTGAAGAAAAAGTAATCGCTCAAGAAGAAGTTAAAGTTGCAGCTCCTGCTCCAAAAGCAGCAATGCCAGCAGGTGTTAAGATTGTAACTATGCCTCGTTTGAGTGATACTATGACTGATGGTACAGTTGCGTCTTGGATCAAAAAAGTTGGAGATAAAGTAGAAGAAGGTGATATTCTTGCTGAAATTGAAACAGATAAAGCAACAATGGAATTTGAGGCATTTGAGTCTGGAATTTTATTGTATGTGGGAATTCAAGAAGGTGAGACTGCTCCTGTAGATAGTGTATTAGCTATTTTAGGACCAGAAGGTACTGATGTTTCTGCTGTACTTAATAATATTAATAATGGTGGTGCTTCTGAAGCAGCTCCAGCACAAGAGGCTTCAACTGTTGTTGAGTCTGTTAAAGAGGAAGTAGCTGCTGCTCCAGTTGTTGAATCAACAACTACTTCTGGTAGAATTTTTGTTTCGCCTTTAGCTAAGAAAATTGCTGAAGAAAAAGGTGTTAACTTAAATGAAGTTAAAGGTTCTGGAGAGAATGGACGTATCATCAAGAGAGATGTTGAGAATTTTGTTCCGGCTGCAAAAGTTGCTGCTCCTGCTCAAAATGTACAAGCTCCTGCTGCAAAAACTGAAGTGAAAACTTTTGTTCCTGCTGGTGAGGTTAGTGTAGAAGAAGTTAAAAACTCTCAAATGCGTAAAACTATTGCTCGTCGTTTAGGTGAGTCTAAGTTTACTGCTCCTCATTACTATTTAACTATTGAGATTGATATGGATAATGCTATGGCATCTCGTAAAATTATCAATGATTTACCTGATACAAAAGTATCATTTAATGATATGGTAGTTAAAGCGTGTGCAATGGCTTTGCGTAAACACCCTCAAGTAAATACACAATGGAGAGAAGACGCAACAGTTTATAATCACCATATTGCTATTGGTGTTGCTGTAGCTGTAGAAGATGGTCTTGTTGTTCCTGTATTACCTTTTACAGATCAAATGTCATTAACGTCTATTGGAGGAAAAGTAAAAGAATTAGCTGTAAAAGCTAAGACTAAAAAACTTACACCTGCTGAAATGGATGGAAGTACATTTACTGTATCTAATTTAGGTATGTTTGGAGTTCAATCATTTACTTCTATTATTAATCAACCTAACTCTGCTATTTTATCAGTTGGTGCAATTATTGAAAAACCAGTTGTTAAAAATGGACAAATTGTTGTTGGTAATACTATGACTGTAACTTTAGCTTGTGATCATAGAACAGTAGATGGTGCAACAGGTGCACAATTCTTACAAACATTAAGAAGTTATATTGAGAATCCAGTTACAATGTTGGCATAA